A window from Pseudomonas sp. Tri1 encodes these proteins:
- a CDS encoding S1-like domain-containing RNA-binding protein: protein MALVGRYNSLQVVKHTNFGLYLDGGADGEILLPNRYIPKDIPSEDEDWLNVFIYLDSDDKLIATTEKPKVQVGEFASLKVVEVNSIGVFLDWGLPKDLLLPYSEEKRQMTAGEYCVVHVYLDKHTRRITATARLDRYLDKTPANYTPGQEVDLLVAEATDMGFKAIINNKHWGLIHKNEIFKFMRAGKQEKGFIKEIRPDGKISLSLQPVGQEAATSLNAKILAKLRENNGTLPVSDKSDPALISSLFGVSKGNFKKAIGALYKNGQIVIHADRIELS, encoded by the coding sequence ATGGCTTTAGTCGGGCGCTACAACAGTTTGCAAGTGGTTAAACACACTAACTTCGGTTTATATCTGGACGGCGGTGCGGACGGCGAAATCCTGCTGCCCAACCGTTATATCCCCAAGGATATTCCCAGCGAAGATGAAGACTGGCTCAATGTTTTCATTTATCTGGACAGCGACGACAAACTGATCGCCACCACCGAAAAACCAAAAGTGCAGGTCGGTGAGTTCGCCAGCCTGAAAGTGGTCGAGGTCAACAGCATCGGCGTGTTCCTGGACTGGGGCCTGCCCAAGGACTTGCTGCTGCCGTATTCCGAAGAAAAGCGCCAGATGACCGCCGGCGAGTACTGCGTGGTGCACGTCTACCTCGACAAGCACACCCGGCGCATCACCGCCACGGCGCGCCTGGATCGTTATCTGGACAAGACACCGGCCAACTACACGCCAGGGCAGGAAGTGGATCTGCTGGTCGCCGAAGCCACCGACATGGGCTTCAAGGCGATTATCAACAACAAGCACTGGGGCTTGATCCATAAGAACGAAATCTTCAAGTTCATGCGCGCCGGCAAACAGGAAAAAGGTTTCATCAAGGAAATCCGCCCGGACGGCAAGATCAGCCTGAGCCTGCAGCCAGTGGGCCAGGAAGCCGCCACCAGCCTGAACGCCAAGATCCTCGCCAAGTTGCGGGAGAACAACGGCACGTTGCCGGTCAGTGACAAGAGCGACCCGGCACTGATCAGCAGCCTGTTTGGCGTAAGCAAGGGCAACTTCAAGAAAGCCATTGGTGCGCTGTACAAGAATGGGCAGATTGTCATTCATGCTGATCGGATCGAGTTGAGCTAA
- a CDS encoding transcriptional regulator, which yields MTTYNWDLIERLLHEVQNGAGHSFTPRPYAEQYAAEKAAAGEAIENLDHLKALAGEYEKLLLERNYIEPRPEEEGGNGENFVLTPRGSRLLSLIDSSIPGNDHPRQVLDEQEDALDEFTFDELASKAQIA from the coding sequence ATGACGACTTATAACTGGGACTTGATCGAACGGTTGTTGCACGAAGTGCAAAACGGCGCCGGTCACAGCTTTACCCCTCGGCCTTATGCGGAGCAGTACGCGGCAGAGAAGGCAGCCGCAGGCGAGGCGATCGAGAACCTCGATCATCTGAAGGCGCTCGCCGGGGAGTACGAAAAGCTGCTGTTGGAGCGTAACTATATCGAGCCTCGGCCGGAGGAAGAGGGCGGTAACGGCGAGAACTTTGTGCTGACCCCCCGTGGCTCGCGGTTGTTGAGCCTGATCGACAGCAGCATTCCGGGCAATGATCATCCGCGTCAGGTGCTGGATGAGCAGGAAGATGCGCTGGATGAGTTTACGTTTGATGAGTTGGCTTCAAAGGCGCAGATTGCCTGA
- a CDS encoding colicin: MLFTAQLPDWLVACFRIALLGEIYPDIRAIAVGYNENGSVLIRYYLDREPTEFDLESLEVVATNLDAMGGKKQAISRIDIECICAEGSKRELDPLSGFIYSRREYS, encoded by the coding sequence ATGCTATTTACTGCACAGTTACCCGATTGGCTCGTCGCATGTTTTCGGATTGCGCTCCTTGGCGAAATCTACCCTGATATTAGAGCTATTGCTGTCGGATACAATGAAAATGGTTCGGTTTTGATTCGATATTATCTTGACCGTGAACCTACAGAGTTTGATCTGGAAAGTTTGGAGGTTGTAGCTACAAATCTTGATGCAATGGGAGGGAAAAAACAGGCTATCAGTAGAATTGATATCGAATGCATTTGCGCGGAAGGCTCTAAGCGAGAGTTAGATCCGCTTAGTGGTTTTATATACTCTAGGCGAGAGTATAGTTGA
- a CDS encoding toxin C-terminal domain-containing protein, with translation MNETSHGQAVFKKGGFYITRDVDSHNGGAWKMASSVRELGGKSTRLGTYDVNLKRIGD, from the coding sequence ATAAACGAAACCTCACATGGGCAGGCAGTATTTAAAAAAGGTGGGTTTTATATAACTCGTGATGTAGATAGTCATAATGGAGGGGCGTGGAAGATGGCCAGTTCGGTAAGAGAGTTGGGTGGTAAGTCGACTCGCCTTGGTACCTACGACGTAAACTTAAAACGCATTGGTGATTAA
- a CDS encoding DUF3969 family protein produces the protein MKDMSLVLEVFEAEEAARFLSALSIGLLISVQNGTMSLEEVERLLFSPRNSRILREKGISPELSRLVMDCCELEDVFSLVPSEFNNNLQMILDRFVYFLKSSKVRGTDLNFLEIR, from the coding sequence ATGAAAGATATGTCTTTAGTGCTGGAAGTTTTTGAGGCTGAAGAGGCAGCTAGATTTTTATCTGCTTTGTCGATAGGGCTATTGATTTCTGTGCAAAATGGCACGATGTCTCTGGAAGAGGTTGAAAGGCTTCTTTTTTCACCAAGGAATTCGAGAATTCTGAGAGAGAAGGGTATCTCTCCAGAGCTTAGTAGATTGGTGATGGATTGCTGTGAGTTAGAGGATGTGTTTAGTTTAGTTCCTTCAGAATTTAATAATAACCTTCAGATGATATTGGACAGATTTGTGTATTTTTTAAAGTCTTCGAAAGTTAGAGGAACAGATTTGAATTTTTTAGAAATACGATAG
- a CDS encoding TorF family putative porin produces MRISIVPLAISLLTCSLAQGQVFQRELGDFDLKLGTTPSRSMAEGLVTPSSTGSFHGGLDLSHDSGWYVGQWSPSAGLTSSAELEVDSYMGFKQPFDQTLGYEVGLIHYSYPTVDTLDSQEFYGGLTVLGSRFGAALSNDPDKQNSTLFADLGGNVPFGIGISAKYTTHQLNTPVSVENGYVGSFSDWSLKISRPWKGLDLDLIYSDSSLSGSSCSAYSGHNSECDGLLTLKMAHPFY; encoded by the coding sequence ATGCGCATTTCTATTGTTCCGCTGGCGATCAGCCTGCTGACATGTTCCTTGGCCCAGGGGCAAGTTTTCCAACGCGAACTCGGTGACTTCGACCTCAAACTCGGCACCACCCCCAGCCGCAGCATGGCCGAAGGTTTGGTCACCCCGTCGAGTACGGGCTCGTTTCATGGCGGCCTGGACCTGAGCCACGACAGCGGCTGGTACGTCGGCCAATGGTCACCCAGCGCCGGCCTGACCTCGTCCGCCGAGCTCGAAGTCGATTCCTACATGGGCTTTAAACAACCCTTCGACCAGACCCTGGGCTACGAAGTCGGCCTGATCCATTACAGCTACCCCACCGTCGATACCCTCGACAGCCAGGAGTTCTACGGTGGCCTGACTGTGCTTGGCAGCCGTTTCGGCGCAGCCTTGAGCAACGATCCGGACAAACAGAACAGCACGCTGTTCGCCGACCTGGGCGGCAACGTGCCGTTCGGCATTGGCATCAGCGCCAAATACACCACCCACCAGCTCAACACGCCAGTATCGGTAGAGAACGGCTATGTAGGCAGTTTCAGCGACTGGTCGTTGAAAATTTCCCGCCCTTGGAAAGGCCTCGACCTGGACCTGATCTACAGCGACTCAAGCCTCAGCGGCAGCAGTTGCTCGGCCTACTCCGGCCACAACAGCGAATGCGACGGCCTGTTGACCCTCAAAATGGCCCACCCTTTTTACTAA
- a CDS encoding transposase — protein sequence MVQRGHNRQVVFAVADDYQRYLADLRELKDAFGVKVYAYCLMTNHVHLLLAPGESVAGLGQLMKALAARATRYRNRLEGRSGTLWESRYKSSVVQSDSYLLACSRYIELNPVRARMVADAADYPWSSYRIRVGEVPDGRWLDADPCFVALGNTAAERCRRYEAFVRQAVPADEIRLIRDALQRGQLTGTSRFVDEVERIVGVRIEQRGQGRPSGNLGK from the coding sequence ATCGTACAACGCGGTCATAACCGTCAGGTGGTGTTTGCAGTCGCCGATGATTATCAGCGCTACCTCGCGGATCTGCGTGAGCTTAAGGATGCATTTGGCGTAAAAGTCTACGCCTATTGTCTGATGACCAATCATGTTCATCTGTTGCTAGCTCCGGGGGAATCGGTCGCGGGGTTGGGCCAGTTGATGAAGGCTCTAGCGGCACGTGCGACGCGCTACCGCAATCGGTTGGAGGGGCGTTCGGGCACTTTATGGGAAAGCCGTTACAAATCCAGCGTGGTGCAGTCGGATTCTTACTTGCTTGCCTGTAGTCGTTACATTGAATTGAATCCTGTACGGGCTCGTATGGTGGCTGATGCTGCGGATTACCCATGGTCGAGCTATCGAATCCGGGTAGGTGAGGTGCCAGATGGCCGTTGGCTGGACGCTGATCCATGCTTTGTTGCTCTGGGTAATACAGCTGCGGAGCGTTGTCGTCGGTATGAGGCGTTCGTACGCCAAGCCGTTCCGGCGGATGAGATCAGGTTAATTCGCGATGCTTTGCAGCGAGGTCAGTTGACGGGGACGAGCCGTTTCGTGGATGAGGTAGAGCGGATTGTTGGTGTACGAATAGAGCAACGAGGACAGGGCCGGCCGAGCGGGAATTTGGGAAAATAA
- a CDS encoding DUF6124 family protein — MDKLIPDPPVPPLHLDIAADANAERVIDSYLNPKPAQPDKKPPPDQLFTVVEGIDAESLLANLSETLASANAMAGDLAFDLEDSRRHVALGLQQLIELGQLLANRALDVIDPR; from the coding sequence ATGGACAAACTCATCCCCGACCCACCCGTTCCACCGCTGCACCTGGACATCGCGGCCGACGCCAACGCCGAGCGTGTCATCGATTCCTATCTGAACCCCAAACCCGCCCAGCCTGACAAGAAGCCACCTCCGGACCAGTTGTTCACCGTCGTGGAGGGCATCGATGCTGAAAGCCTGTTGGCAAATCTCAGCGAAACCTTGGCCTCCGCCAATGCCATGGCCGGCGATTTGGCGTTCGATCTGGAGGATTCTCGACGGCATGTTGCACTCGGGCTGCAACAGTTGATCGAGCTGGGTCAACTATTGGCAAACCGGGCGCTGGATGTCATCGACCCTAGATAG
- a CDS encoding thioredoxin family protein, with protein sequence MNVENHPVVSREEWLTARRQHLVHEKAFTHERDKLSAERRALPWVKIDKPYRFQGPHGELSLADLFGGRSQLIVYHFMFGPGWTEGCQGCSFLSDHIDGANQHLAHHDVAVVAVSRAPFAEFQAFKRRMGWAFDWVSSEGCDFNYDFGVSFKTEDTATGKASYNYEKTDSAEGELPGLSVFYRNAAGDIFHTYSTYARGLDILVGTYNYLDLTPKGRNEDEIMDWVRHHDKYEEAKPHSCCHG encoded by the coding sequence ATGAACGTAGAGAATCATCCAGTCGTCTCGCGGGAAGAATGGCTCACCGCCCGCCGCCAACACCTGGTCCACGAAAAAGCCTTCACCCACGAACGGGACAAACTCAGCGCCGAACGCCGCGCCCTGCCCTGGGTAAAAATCGACAAACCCTACCGCTTCCAAGGCCCCCACGGCGAACTGAGCCTGGCCGACCTGTTCGGCGGCCGCAGCCAACTGATCGTCTACCACTTCATGTTCGGCCCCGGCTGGACCGAAGGCTGCCAGGGCTGCTCGTTCCTGTCCGACCACATCGACGGCGCCAACCAACACCTGGCCCACCATGACGTGGCCGTGGTGGCCGTCTCCCGCGCCCCGTTCGCCGAATTCCAAGCCTTCAAACGCCGCATGGGTTGGGCCTTCGACTGGGTCTCATCGGAAGGTTGCGATTTCAACTACGACTTCGGCGTCAGCTTCAAAACCGAAGACACCGCCACCGGAAAAGCCAGCTACAACTACGAAAAAACCGACAGCGCCGAAGGCGAACTCCCCGGCCTGAGCGTCTTCTATCGCAACGCAGCCGGCGACATCTTCCACACCTACTCCACCTACGCCCGCGGCCTGGACATATTGGTCGGCACCTACAACTACCTCGACCTGACGCCCAAGGGCCGCAACGAAGACGAAATCATGGATTGGGTGCGGCATCACGATAAATACGAAGAGGCCAAGCCCCATAGCTGCTGCCATGGCTGA
- a CDS encoding RNA 2'-phosphotransferase — MTYPSVEAFSVAKNQKINLSPFSDIRAAQGHTIDCVSIQHVEKEPPEFLYHGTATRFIDSIRQFGLIAGSRHHVHLSQDISTAITVGRRHGKPVVLKIEALKMHQEGFKFYQADNGVWLTNSIPASKLDLDASLLL; from the coding sequence ATGACTTATCCGTCCGTGGAAGCTTTCAGCGTAGCAAAGAATCAAAAAATAAATCTGTCCCCTTTTTCCGATATCCGAGCAGCCCAAGGCCACACGATAGATTGCGTAAGCATTCAGCACGTTGAAAAGGAGCCGCCAGAGTTTCTCTACCATGGTACCGCTACGCGCTTTATAGATTCAATTCGACAGTTTGGCTTGATCGCTGGCTCACGTCACCATGTGCATCTATCCCAAGATATATCAACGGCCATTACAGTGGGACGGCGCCATGGAAAGCCCGTGGTACTAAAAATTGAAGCTCTTAAAATGCACCAAGAGGGCTTTAAATTTTATCAAGCAGATAATGGCGTTTGGCTTACAAATAGCATACCCGCCTCCAAGTTGGATTTAGACGCATCCCTACTCCTTTGA
- a CDS encoding VENN motif pre-toxin domain-containing protein, whose product MAHALLGAVLAKAQGGSALAGAAGATAGELIARQLYPGKSSDQLTDAEKQTISALSTLAGGLSGALVGAGAFDAALGAGTAKNAVENNHLSDIERISLAGLQKEYNASCKGSTSSDCEGLSREIADLIAKGSSVLKNEPIAEDGDFTRAFVWTTNPGDVVSCATSPNGYCVATDKSITTDRGEEWVLQPASFEQAVRGKARSDLNAATMEAELKGLSNELFTAGCGGSGLVGIGCQGYMAAGGENPITGETATNTERVMWGIQGLLNTWGLGGSLYSGAVKGPVPHGFADAKEFSTFSGSVRDGLSMAGYKNVDPILQGSAVTGKSYRTGQAFDFERVSDFDIALASPELLSKADSLGIGLRSGGTRTGPLSTRDLKALGLNDLAVQLSKKAGRDVNFMIYGSTTSAISRTPSILLPR is encoded by the coding sequence ATGGCGCATGCCCTACTGGGTGCTGTTTTGGCAAAAGCGCAAGGAGGCTCGGCGCTGGCCGGTGCTGCAGGCGCCACAGCGGGTGAGCTGATCGCCCGCCAGCTCTATCCAGGCAAATCCAGTGATCAGTTGACGGATGCGGAAAAGCAAACCATCTCAGCCCTATCCACATTGGCGGGTGGGTTATCCGGTGCGCTTGTAGGGGCAGGCGCCTTCGACGCTGCGTTGGGGGCTGGAACGGCAAAAAATGCCGTTGAGAACAATCATCTGAGCGATATAGAAAGGATCTCGCTCGCGGGGCTCCAGAAAGAGTATAACGCGTCGTGTAAAGGCTCTACGTCAAGCGATTGCGAGGGGTTGTCCAGGGAGATCGCGGATCTTATTGCCAAAGGATCTAGCGTTCTCAAGAACGAGCCGATAGCAGAAGATGGCGACTTCACGCGTGCTTTTGTTTGGACAACTAACCCTGGAGATGTGGTCTCCTGCGCCACTTCGCCAAATGGCTACTGCGTGGCTACCGATAAGTCAATCACGACGGATCGGGGTGAGGAATGGGTTTTGCAGCCCGCGTCGTTCGAGCAGGCTGTGAGGGGGAAAGCAAGAAGCGATTTGAATGCAGCGACTATGGAGGCTGAGCTTAAGGGACTTTCTAACGAGCTGTTCACGGCTGGTTGTGGCGGGAGCGGTCTGGTTGGGATAGGGTGCCAGGGCTACATGGCGGCAGGTGGAGAGAATCCTATTACTGGGGAGACGGCCACCAATACCGAGCGGGTCATGTGGGGCATACAGGGCCTGTTAAATACCTGGGGGCTTGGTGGCTCGTTATATAGCGGAGCTGTAAAAGGACCTGTACCTCATGGTTTTGCTGATGCGAAGGAGTTTTCAACTTTCAGTGGGAGCGTTAGAGACGGGTTGTCGATGGCTGGTTATAAGAATGTTGATCCAATCCTTCAGGGGAGTGCCGTAACGGGTAAGAGCTATCGCACGGGACAGGCTTTTGATTTTGAGCGAGTTAGCGATTTTGATATCGCTTTAGCCAGCCCAGAGTTATTAAGCAAAGCGGACTCTCTTGGGATTGGACTCAGAAGTGGCGGAACACGTACTGGTCCATTAAGTACAAGAGATCTAAAAGCTTTAGGCTTGAATGATTTGGCTGTTCAGTTAAGTAAGAAAGCAGGTCGAGACGTTAACTTTATGATTTATGGTTCGACAACCTCGGCAATAAGCCGAACTCCTAGTATTCTTCTGCCGAGATGA
- a CDS encoding DUF6279 family lipoprotein, producing MSRWLTRIAMFLALLLTLTACSRIGLAYRNLDLIIPWTLNDYLDIKGEQKDWFNERLKDHLTWHCTTQLPGYLDWLDRLKTMVQTNQVSDEALQQRTQEAKAAIAETARAITPSAIELLQGLSDEQVADMDAAFVKDQRKRQQQYLKPTLQQQIQERSERMEKRLNDWLGPLNIAQRQRVMAWSTALGDQNQQWIANRAHWQNQFSEAVAQRHSPDFPKRIEQLLVNRESLWTPAYREAFSKTEAQARSLLVDLMADSTPPQREQLLKKIDGVKKDFTDLKCLKAARS from the coding sequence ATGTCGCGCTGGCTCACACGCATCGCCATGTTCCTCGCCCTGCTGCTGACCCTCACTGCCTGCAGCCGCATCGGCCTCGCCTACCGCAACCTCGACCTGATCATCCCCTGGACCCTCAACGACTACCTGGACATCAAAGGCGAGCAAAAAGACTGGTTCAACGAACGCCTCAAGGACCACCTGACCTGGCACTGCACCACCCAGTTGCCCGGCTACCTCGACTGGCTGGACCGTTTGAAAACCATGGTACAAACCAATCAGGTGAGCGACGAAGCCCTGCAACAGCGCACCCAGGAAGCCAAGGCCGCCATCGCCGAAACCGCCCGGGCGATCACCCCATCGGCCATCGAACTCTTGCAAGGCTTAAGCGATGAACAAGTCGCCGACATGGACGCCGCGTTCGTCAAGGACCAGCGCAAACGCCAGCAGCAATACCTCAAGCCGACGTTGCAGCAACAGATCCAGGAACGCAGCGAACGCATGGAAAAACGCCTGAACGACTGGCTCGGCCCACTCAACATCGCCCAACGCCAGCGGGTGATGGCCTGGTCCACCGCCCTGGGCGACCAGAACCAGCAATGGATCGCCAACCGCGCCCACTGGCAGAACCAGTTCAGCGAAGCCGTGGCCCAGCGCCACAGCCCGGATTTCCCGAAACGCATCGAACAACTGCTGGTCAACCGCGAAAGCCTCTGGACCCCCGCCTACCGCGAGGCCTTCAGCAAAACCGAAGCCCAGGCCCGCAGCCTGCTGGTGGACCTGATGGCCGACAGCACCCCGCCCCAGCGCGAACAGTTGCTGAAGAAAATCGACGGGGTGAAGAAGGATTTCACTGATTTGAAGTGCCTGAAAGCGGCACGCTCTTAA